One Scylla paramamosain isolate STU-SP2022 chromosome 5, ASM3559412v1, whole genome shotgun sequence genomic region harbors:
- the LOC135100830 gene encoding corrinoid adenosyltransferase MMAB-like isoform X2, whose amino-acid sequence MAQLHRRTMSLRTILPLMKLGGGVWEQTVTKTAIPEINRNSNIIWKPSCRGMKIYTRTGDKGVTSLFTGERLPKNTKFFNALGTTDELSSHLGLVKAYAEEKRHEYVDQLERIQCILQDISSLLATPRNQEISDDPEREARVLKRLSFNPRHITELEQWIDRYDSRLPPLTNFILPGGGQVSAALHVARTVCRRAEREIVPLVTEELVDDQVLN is encoded by the exons ATG GCACAACTACACAGACGCACAATGTCCCTTCGAACAATTCTCCCACTGATGAAACTGGGGGGAGGGGTCTGGGAACAAACTGTGACAAAGACTGCAATACCTGAAATAAACAGAAACTCCAACATCATTTGGAAACCATCATG TCGAGGCATGAAGATATACACTCGAACAGGTGACAAAGGTGTAACTTCTCTCTTCACTGGTGAGCGTCTTCCTAAGAATACTAAATTCTTCAATGCACTTGGAACAACAGATGAGCTGTCCTCCCATTTAGG GTTGGTGAAGGCATATGCTGAAGAGAAAAGGCATGAATATGTCGATCAACTGGAGAGGATCCAATGTATTCTTCAAGATATTTCCAGCCTTTTGGCAACTCCACGGAACCAGGAGATTTCAG ATGATCCTGAAAGAGAAGCTAGAGTGTTGAAGAGGCTCTCATTTAATCCTCGTCACATCACAGAACTAGAgcaatggatagacagatatgACTCTCGCCTTCCTCCCCTTACCAACTTTATTCTGCCC GGTGGTGGGCAGGTGAGTGCAGCATTACATGTGGCCCGCACTGTGTGCCGTCGTGCAGAACGAGAAATTGTTCCCCTAGTTACTGAAGAGTTGGTGGATGACCAAGTTCTGA